The Episyrphus balteatus chromosome 4, idEpiBalt1.1, whole genome shotgun sequence genome includes a window with the following:
- the LOC129918999 gene encoding nucleosome-remodeling factor subunit NURF301 isoform X2, whose translation MTGRGTRKRGRPPKTPNDRSNKFSYQLLKKPKYLTKTKPESQFSTPSASRASSPPESDTSRRSLNRSQQQPKVKATRGRGRRSGYSQASQSTSFSRKGYESEYHYGSDFGDSTDKSDVDDDPLIMSPSEEESVGGDNVSEDEFSECSFGQSGLGRPSRPPSPDPIWLQDREVETLDLPKSSDDLLISNALSLRAVQIFEVLRRFRHIVRISPFRIEDFCAALMCEEQSSLFVEIHIMLLKAILREEDIQSTHFGPLDQKDSVNISLFLIDNITWPEVLRSYVESDSIFDRTVHDILESKEYPHSGVEDRLTVLQFLTDQLLYTTAVRDVMLQEGPIHYDDHCRVCHRLGDLLCCETCPAVFHLECVDPPLVDVPTEDWQCNLCQSHKVSGTVDCVLPQEKQGVLIRHDSLGLDRHGRKYWFVARRIFVENQNGTEIWYYTTPPQLELLLSSLDATDLEAGLCKEINDKKEEITRQMKLTEKLTNENKLNKKSYIDFENDKINQILNKSATENEDAEMKEDEPAAQQDVRVITRQKQNQINTGTLYFKLGMENGFKSYVNQYTVNPIALNKPQRNEERDKRRHLSHKFSLTTASEFKWLGNSNGTATNVLNTLRQTLMSFEQNIASSFMITNWSTIRKIWITSVHNSTKPSDFSYVLLLLQACFKSVIFANVWHEQLGHIKFHRTTSAEREERKKIEKREKRERDDEEERNRLAYNYVKYSLGLKHQVWKQKGEEYRIHGQWGWIWMSYFRQAQRNRRFCEKNCVSKVTLHITTNNDEHKIITVDPRTYNFLKQCERSAQKGLDYGYIEDFKHIKIVEFNGSENIDVIDVSKSLTATGRLFYPKIGRKSKLDDLLSKRILLKEAEEQKMSNVNKVEDLPMPSKSEITQATNSKKESILERQILRLVEQKHNSQSNSVNLELVNTLAKKIQSVRLQFSLLNKFAKQYRCYTKDCNTNSNAVSQITANTCYSPLCLQKARAKKELLLLLRKAHTAGNGSKETVAAILGAVKKPSILEQKLMEGKGKDPHVGGGNGIDDLDDKSFDECPIDLKQDFQVAFDNAINYEDHLLTSNYTPLHVKQEETDIKSELCDDEAGGEAKSTNNQDEFGGPSKNLDEDGCLGAAGADNFVDNLDVCSNVEVESTDADAISNLLLEQENENEEVMSSAKKRKTKLRSKNGSAKDVVSFIQPMEHCAPTPVRQNRRFPLHPPRVIKREDNIKIEPELGPNGMERLYSATQTRGKIYLVRDLKKVNAVKKTTPTTSTTTTSTTTATTTAAAADTPTSSTVISKYPIISSFYTKNLNKSLMVLPKYELLKLARAGGKLQINGYHHLAKNNTTVWPYPCSRPLFKTCWLYRTTNCPTIAAIALQLRILYCCLRWDDMIAKPPSLDGKHQITTDTEIVTQELLKLKHYGKCNEKTQYLRRKVVIPLELPKTIREVTSIRSGLRKRKRAESPQQTEPQVSEEWVDEDKLELWEIKLFGEKQEKIRSSMISRSAHLKQLESASSSSTSSSSSNTNNSTVSKTPTSKFSSDEMKDKMEQQLKLQRAVHQQKKSAENKQAIAKASPAQPNRRVIVRNPDGTTRVIHQTVVTPSTQTVKTSNNNVINKTTAETATATTTTTTTETPAPAPQQQQQPTQHKVQIIRGPDGKVSVRGLSPGQQLIQMPDGKLHVLTTTPVNANKTTAVVKTSAVANNKATHNPVLPTTTTVKQLAVKQVVKQQQVVQQTNVVKQIVNREIQQKAVKNGSQVPVTQTVHKVLTTGGQIVQATPVKKPTNLQQLIVQPGQKLLVGQNAQGQKVLISSPTQQNIQPAPTQTIQTVTQAAPHQVVLNSQPTQKVIQQIVNTSNVQQQIMVGGQRIILSPGQTIVTQRSVPQSSPVQVLQQQIIQPAQQQQQIQQQQQMVIHTQSPQQVETRTQVVPKLKVQNQVQTISQQIQQQQQQQQLQQQQLQQQQQQQQLQQQQQQQQQQQQLQQQQQQQQQQQQQQQSVESNTVSSQQQLVVQNSALAQQLAQGKLQVANVNGQQVVIKPLGNNQAQIVAHIKTQSDGTAHIVSSMLLNDNLKESPPAAVNKQNTTVVQQQMKSPTTTMSDHITKDNKMATSDHNNMYSAQQEEPQQQQQQQQQQQQQQEPTCTTIEQRLLQGQPPGTVLKCVTAQVIQTEHGPRIVLQGLIGNDFTPQQLALVQQQVKQQLLKAQESSGKQGVLGPTKIYIAVQPSTTVIQQNSHSQPSPLVSVQQNQQVQHDRIESIERNSSEGFAQIKKESNENKTEIYPNQIETKQNKIITPGKIQKDVVKIVSSLNLDNNQSFVITPDYIQQTIKNALKQENLNPEIEEKLINLQRYQERQMKSDHPQATTTTTTTTNNNNTNLISNVNIFSSPQVIQHTPRKRNNSSRINKDEDAEVVSAKSKNLCLSFGAFAAAGKAENNNNSSNENKGKHDNDKKKTAAQLNRLHRHKELLKKDILKKRAILERVLHIEIQREIASAMPELQENEARSLNNFKSGSDEQSPRDNNEEIQTSNKQKKGSKFPGMSKKREKLYCICKTPYDDTKFYVGCDLCSNWFHGECVDITEEASKKLSEFICEECRRARDTQELYCSCKQPYDESQFYICCDKCQDWFHGRCVGIVQSEAEFIDEYICPDCQRNNDINMANMKSLTTNEFEELKKLMKQMQNHKNAWPFMEPVDPEEAPDYYKVIKEPMDLKKIEKKINAQIYTKLSEFIGDMTKIFDNCRYYNPKESAFYKCAESVEGYFVQKIKNFRETVASSASCNVK comes from the exons gttATGAGTCCGAATATCATTATGGTTCAGACTTTGGAGATTCCACAGATAAAAGCGATGTAGATGACGACCCATTAATCATGTCCCCATCAGAGGAAGAAAGTGTCGGAGGAGACAATGTTAGCGAAGATGAATTTTCCGAATGTAGTTTTGGTCAAAGTGGCTTAGGTCGACCATCTCGTCCGCCCAGTCCCGATCCAATCTGGTTACAAGATCGAGAAGTTGAAACACTGGATCTTCCAAAATCATCTGATGACTTGCTCATATCCAACGCATTATCCCTACGAGCTGTACAAATTTTCGAAGTCTTACGCCGATTTCGTCACATAGTTCGTATATCGCCATTTCGTATTGAAGATTTTTGCGCTGCATTAATGTGCGAAGAACAAAGTTCTTTATTCGTAGAAATTCACATAATGCTATTGAAGGCTATATTACGCGAAGAAGACATTCAAAGTACACACTTTGGTCCGCTCGATCAAAAGGACAGTGTCaatataagtttatttttaatagacaATATAACATGGCCAGAAGTTTTACGAAGTTATGTGGAGAGTGATTCCATATTCGATCGTACTGTTCATGATATATTAGAATCAAAAGAATATCCACACTCGGGTGTGGAAGATAGATTAACCGTTTTGCAATTCCTTACCGACCAATTGCTCTACACCACTGCAGTGCGTGATGTTATGCTTCAGGAAGGCCCCATACATTATGATGATCATTGTCGTGTTTGCCATCGTTTGGGAGATCTGCTATGTTGTGAAACTTGCCCGGCTGTCTTCCATTTAGAATGTGTCGATCCGCCTCTAGTTGATGTGCCCACAGAAGATTGGCAATGTAATCTCTGTCAATCACACAAAGTATCTGGCACAGTTGATTGTGTTTTGCCACAAGAAAAACAAGGTGTCCTCATACGTCACGATTCATTAGGCTTGGATCGACATGGCCGAAAATATTGGTTTGTAGCGCGTcgaatttttgttgaaaatcaaaATGGAACCGAAATTTGGTATTACACCACACCGCCACAATTGGAATTACTATTATCTTCCTTGGATGCAACTGATTTAGAAGCAGGTCTTTGTAAGGAGATAAAcgacaaaaaagaagaaatcacCAGACAGATGAAACTCACAGAAAAACTAACtaacgaaaataaattaaacaaaaagtcctacattgattttgaaaatgataaaatcaatcagattttaaataaatctgcAACAGAAAATGAAGATGCCGAAATGAAAGAAGATGAACCTGCTGCACAGCAGGATGTGCGAGTAATAACTAggcaaaaacaaaatcaaataaacaCTGGAACATTGTATTTTAAATTGGGCATGGAGAATGGTTTTAAATCCTATGTCAATCAGTATACAGTCAATCCGATTGCTTTGAATAAACCTCAACGAAATGAGGAACGTGACAAACGAAGGCATCTCTCTCATAAATTCTCCCTAACCACAGCATCCGAATTTAAATGGTTAGGCAATTCCAATGGAACAGCGACAAATGTTTTGAATACACTGAGACAAACTCTAATGAGTTTCGAACAAAATATAGCTTCGTCATTTATGATTACCAATTGGAGTACAATTCGAAAAATTTGGATCACATCGGTGCATAATTCGACAAAACCATCTGATTTTTCGTATGTCCTTTTATTGCTGCAAGCTTGCTTTAAATCGGTTATCTTTGCAAATGTATGGCATGAACAATTGGGTCATATTAAATTCCATCGAACAACCTCGGCTGAAcgagaagaaagaaaaaagattgaaaagCGAGAAAAACGAGAACGTGACGATGAAGAGGAAAGAAATCGATTAGCTTATAATTATGTTAAGTATTCGCTAGGCTTGAAACATCAAGTTTGGAAACAAAAAGGCGAAGAATATCGCATCCATGGCCAATGGGGTTGGATATGGATGTCATATTTCCGACAAGCTCAACGTAATCGTCGTTTCTGTGAGAAGAATTGTGTCAGTAAAGTGACACTACACATTACTACAAACAATGACGAGCATAAAATCATCACTGTTGACCCACGAACATATAATTTCTTAAAACAATGCGAACGATCAGCACAGAAAGGCCTCGATTATGGTTATATTGAAGATTTCAAACACATTAAAATTGTCGAATTCAATGGTAGTGAAAATATTGATGTTATCGATGTTTCCAAATCCCTTACAGCTACAGGTCGATTATTTTACCCGAAAATTGGAAGAAAAAGTAAATTGGATGATTTGCTATCGAAGAGAATACTTCTGAAAGAAGCCGAAGAGCAAAAGATGTCTAATGTTAACAAAGTTGAAGATTTGCCAATGCCATCGAAATCCGAGATTACACAAGCAACTAATAGTAAAAAGGAATCAATATTAGAGCGACAAATTCTTCGTTTAGTTGAACAAAAACATAATTCACAATCGAATAGTGTTAATCTAGAATTAGTTAATACATTGGCGAAAAAAATCCAATCGGTTCGATTACAATTTAgtctgttaaataaatttgccAAGCAATATCGTTGTTATACAAAAGATTGCAATACAAATTCTAATGCAGTTTCTCAGATAACAGCAAACACTTGCTATTCGCCATTATGCTTGCAAAAAGCTAGAGCGAAGAAAGAATTGCTTCTGTTATTGAGAAAAGCCCATACAGCTGGTAATGGTTCGAAAGAAACAGTAGCAGCAATTTTGGGTGCTGTAAAGAAGCCCTCAATTTTGGAACAAAAATTAATGGAAGGCAAGGGCAAAGATCCACATGTGGGAGGTGGTAATGGAATAGATGATTTAGATGATAAGTCATTTGATGAATGTCCaattgatttgaaacaagattttCAAGTTGCCTTTGACAATGCTATAAACTATGAAGATCATTTGCTTACATCAAATTATACTCCGCTGCATGTAAAGCAGGaggaaactgatattaaaagTGAATTATGTGACGATGAGGCGGGAGGAGAAGCCAAATCAACAAACAATCAAGATGAATTTGGTGGTCCATCAAAGAATCTTGATGAAGATGGTTGTTTGGGCGCTGCTGGAGCAGATAATTTTGTTGATAATTTGGATGTTTGTAGTAATGTTGAAGTCGAAAGTACAGATGCGGATGCCATTTCGAATTTATTACTtgaacaagaaaatgaaaatgaagaaGTAATGTCATCTGCTAAAAAACGCAAGACCAAACTGCGAAGTAAAAATGGAAGTGCTAAAGATGTAGTAAGTTTTATTCAGCCAATGGAACATTGTGCACCAACGCCAGTTAGACAAAATAGACGTTTCCCATTGCATCCACCGCGAGTGATTAAACGTGAGGATAATATAAAGATTGAACCGGAATTGGGTCCGAATGGTATGGAGCGTCTTTATTCGGCGACACAGACACGTGGGAAAATCTATTTGGTTCGTGATTTGAAGAAAGTTAATGCTGTTAAGAAAACTACCCCTACAACAAGCACAACCACAACATCAACTACAACCGCAACAACAACCGCCGCTGCTGCAGATACACCAACATCATCAACTGTCATTTCAAAATATCCAATAATATCTAGTTTTTACACAAAGAACTTAAACAAAAGCCTTATGGTTCTTccaaaatatgaacttttaaAATTGGCTAGAGCTGGTGGTAAATTGCAAATAAACGGTTATCATCATTTGGCCAAAAATAATACAACTGTATGGCCATATCCGTGTTCGAGGCCATTATTTAAAACATGCTGGTTATATAGGACTACGAATTGTCCAACAATAGCAGCAATTGCATTACAATTAAGAATATTATATTGTTGTTTGAGATGGGATGATATGATTGCAAAACCGCCTTCGCTGGATGGAAAACATCAAATAACAACTGACACGGAAATTGTCACTCAAGAATTATTGAAACTTAAGCACTATGGTAAATGTAATGAGAAAACTCAGTATTTAAGGAGGAAGGTTGTTATTCCGTTGGAATTGCCGAAAACTATTCGag AGGTTACATCTATTCGATCTGGTTTGCGCAAGAGAAAACGTGCCGAATCTCCCCAACAAACTGAACCCCAAGTTTCCGAAGAATGGGTCGATGAAGATAAACTTGAACTATGGGAAATCAAACTATTTGGcgagaaacaagaaaaaatacgCTCATCAATGATAAGCAGAAGTGCTCATTTGAAACAACTCGAAAGTGCATCTTCCAGTAGTACATCGAGTAGTTCTTCTAACACAAATAATTCAACTGTTTCCAAAACACCAACATCCAAATTCTCAAGTGATGAGATGAAAGATAAAATGGAACAACAATTAAAGCTGCAGCGGGCTGTGCATCAGCAGAAAAAATCGGCAGAAAATAAACAAGCTATTG CTAAGGCAAGTCCAGCTCAACCTAATCGAAGGGTTATTGTTAGAAATCCTGATGGAACTACAAGAGTTATACACCAAACTGTAGTTACACCATCAACACAGACTGTCAAGACATCAAACAACAATGTTATAAACAAAACAACTGCAGAAACAGCAACCGCGACAACTACGACAACAACCACTGAAACACCTGCACCAgcaccacaacaacaacaacaacctacCCAGCATAAGGTGCAAATAATTCGTGGTCCTGATGGTAAAGTAAGTGTGCGTGGCTTAAGTCCTGGACAGCAGCTTATACAAATGCCTGATGGCAAATTACATGTCCTAACAACAACACCAG tgAACGCTAATAAAACTACAGCTGTAGTTAAAACCTCGGCGGTGGCGAATAATAAAGCAACTCATAATCCAGTTCTTCCTACGACTACAACAGTTAAGCAATTAGCTGTGAAGCAAGTAGTGAAGCAGCAACAAGTCGTCCAACAAACAAATGTTGTAAAACAAATAGTCAATCGGGAAATTCAACAAAAG GCCGTTAAAAATGGTTCACAGGTTCCTGTCACCCAAACTGTGCACAAAGTTCTAACAACTGGCGGACAAATTGTGCAAGCAACACCGGTCAAAAAGCCTACAAACCTACAGCAACTGATTGTTCAACCAGGCCAGAAACTTTTAGTTGGTCAAAATGCTCAGGgccaaaaagttttaatatcttCACCTACACAACAAAATATACAACCTGCTCCAACACAAACTATACAAACTGTTACACAAGCGGCTCCGCATCAAGTGGTATTGAACTCACAACCGACTCAAAAGGTTATTCAACAGATTGTCAATACGAGTAATGTTCAGCAACAAATTATGGTTGGTGGCCAGAGAATAATACTTAGTCCGGGTCAAACGATTGTTACCCAAAGATCAGTACCGCAATCGTCACCGGTGCAAGTTTTACAGCAGCAAATAATACAACCAGCTCAGCAACAGCAGCAAatacagcaacaacaacaaatggtTATTCATACACAATCGCCACAACAAGTTGAAACAAGAACGCAAGTTGTTCCTAAGTTGAAAGTACAGAATCAAGTACAAACTATAAGTCAAcaaattcaacaacaacaacagcagcaacaattacaacaacagcaattgcaacaacagcagcaacaacaacaactgcagcaacaacaacagcagcaacaacaacaacaacaactgcagcagcaacaacaacagcaacagcagcaacaacaacaacaacagagtGTTGAATCCAATACAGTATCATCACAACAACAACTCGTGGTGCAAAATTCAGCCTTGGCCCAACAATTGGCCCAAGGTAAACTTCAAGTGGCTAACGTTAATGGTCAACAAGTCGTAATTAAGCCGTTGGGCAATAATCAAGCACAAATTGTCGCACATATCAAAACTCAAAGCGACGGAACTGCCCACATTGTATCGAGTATGTTATTAAATGATAATCTAAAAGAATCACCACCTGCAGCtgttaataaacaaaatactaCCGTAGTTCAGCAGCAGATGAAATCTCCTACAACAACAATGAGCGATCACATAACCAAAGATAATAAAATGGCAACAAGTGATCATAATAACATGTATTCAGCGCAACAAGAAGAaccacaacagcaacaacaacaacaacagcagcagcaacaacagcaagAGCCAACTTGTACAACAATCGAACAGAGACTTTTGCAAGGACAACCGCCTGGAACCGTACTTAAATGTGTGACAGCGCAGGTTATACAGACTGAACATGGACCGAGAATTGTTTTGCAAGGATTGATTGGAAATGACTTTACGCCACAACAACTTGCACTGGTTCAACAGCAGGTCAAACAACAGTTATTAAAAG cTCAAGAATCCAGTGGCAAACAGGGTGTATTAGGGCCAACGAAAATCTATATAGCTGTTCAGCCATCCACTACTGTAATCCAACAAAATTCACATTCCCAGCCCTCGCCATTAGTATCTGTGCAACAAAACCAACAAGTCCAGCAT gaccGTATTGAATCCATTGAAAGGAATTCAAGTGAAGGCTTTGCTCAAATTAAAAAGGAaagtaatgaaaataaaaccgAAATATACCCAAATCAAATCgagacaaaacaaaacaaaattataacaccaggaaaaatacaaaaagatgTAGTAAAAATTGTGTCAAGCTTAAACCTGGATAATAATCAATCATTTGTTATAACTCCTGATTATATACAACAAA caataaaaaatgCGCTCAAACAAGAAAATCTCAACCCAGAAATAGAAGAAAAACTAATAAACCTGCAACGATACCAGGAACGCCAAATGAAATCAGATCATCCACAAgcaacaactacaacaacaacaacaaccaacaacaacaatacaaatttgatttcgaatgtaaatattttttcatcacCACAAGTGATACAACATACACCTAGAAAGCGAAACAACAGTAGCAGAATTAATAAAGATGAAGATGCAGAAGTAGTATCGGCCAAATCGAAGAATTTATGTTTGTCTTTCGGTGCATTTGCGGCAGCAGGAAAagcagaaaataataataattcttcaaatgaaaataaaggcAAACATGACAATGATAAAAAGAAAACAGCTGCACAACTTAAt CGATTACATCGACATAAAGAATTATTGaaaaaagatatattaaaaaagCGGGCAATTCTAGAAAGAGTATTACACATTGAAATTCAGCGAGAAATTGCATCTGCGATGCCAGAACTTCAAGAAAATGAAGCAagaagtttaaataatttcaaatcaggATCAGATGA acaatcACCACGTGATAATAATGAAGAGATTCAAacatcaaataaacaaaagaaaggTTCAAAGTTCCCGGGAATGTCGAAAAAACGTGAAAAATTGTATTGTATTTGCAAGACACCTTATGATGATACCAa ATTTTACGTTGGTTGTGATCTATGTAGCAATTGGTTTCATGGTGAATGTGTTGACATAACCGAGGAAGCTTCGAAAAAATTATCTGAATTTATTTGTGAAGAATGTCGTCGTGCTAGAGACACTCAAGAATTATATTGCTCATGCAAACAGCCATATGACGAATCACAGTTTTACATTTGCTGTGATAAATGCCAGGACTGGTTCCATGGCCGTTGCGTTGGTATTGTTCAAAGTGAAGCTGAATTTATCGATGAATACATATGCCCTGATTGTCAACGTAACAATGACATCAATATGGCAAACATGAAAAGCCTTACCACTAATGAatttgaagaattaaaaaaacttatgaAGCAAATGCAG AATCACAAAAATGCGTGGCCTTTTATGGAACCGGTAGATCCGGAAGAAGCCCCGGACTATTATAAAGTTATTAAAGAGCCAATGg atttaaaaaaaatcgaaaagaaaATTAACGCTCAGATATATACAAAACTATCTGAGTTCATTggagatatgacaaaaatatttgataacTGCCGCTATTACAATCCTAAAGAATCTGCATTTTATAAATGTGCGGAAAGCGTTGAAggatattttgttcaaaaaattaaaaactttcgaGAAACCGTGGCAAGTAGTGCTTCATGCAATgtgaaataa